The DNA window AAAGGTCAACGAATAGATTGTAAGGCGGTTTCGGGTTGGTTAGAGTTTTTTCCTGTTTTTTACCGAAAGGATAATTCCATGAATAAGCTGTTTTCTCTGTTTTTTCTCACTCTGTTTCTGTTGCTCGGCAGTGCCCGTGCTGCGGACGAAATTGCTTTTGTAGATCTGCAGGAGGTATTCAGACAGTTCTATAAAACACAGTTGGCGCAGGACCAGATGCGGCAGCAGGCCGATGACATTAAACTGGAGCGCGATGAAATCGAGGACGAGGTCAAGGTGCTTAAAGAAGAGATTGATGTGTTGCGTGCTGATTCGCGCGATAAGACCTTGCCGGAGGATGTGCGACAGAATAAACGGGATCAGCTGGAGGAAAAGCTGGTTGAGCTGCAGCGCAAGGAGCAGGATATGACTGATTTCGAAAAACTGCGCAGGGAGCAGATGGAGCAGCAGAATACGCGGATGACCAAAAAGCTGTTCGATGAGATTCATGAGGTGCTCATTCAGCACGCCAAAGCTAAGGGTTACACCGCTGTGATAGATCGCTCTGCGCAGAGCCGGATCGGTACGGAGATGATTCTTTACACAAGCCCGAAGGTTGATATTACAGCCGATTTGCTGGCGGTTCTGAACGAAGGCCGGGAGCCTACGAAAAGTGAACGGGCTGCCTTTTCCGCTGAGCCTAAGGTGGGGGAATAAAATGAAGCTTTCAGATATTGCTGAGCGTGTGGGCGGAGTGCTCGAAGGGAATGGAGATCTGGAGATTACTGCCGTGGCCGGTTTGCGAGAGGCTGCGCGGGGCGATATCAGTTTTCTGGCGAATCCGAAATATGCGGCTCAGGTTGCCGGGACCCATGCTTCTGCCGTCATTGTTCCGCAGGATTGGGATCGCGCGGGAAAATGTGCGTTGATACGTGTGGAGAATTCGGATCAGGCGTTTGCTCAGGTTGCGGAGTTTTTCTACGAACCCGTCCCGCTGTCCCCGCCGGCTGTACATCCGACCGCCGTCGTTGCGGAGGGTGCAAAACTGGGAGAGGGTGTTTCAATCGGAGCGCATGTGGTCATTGATGATGGCGTAGTGGTTGGTGACGGTACGGTCATCGAACCACAGTGTTTTATTGGGTATAAAACGGTGATTGGCAGCAACTGTCATTTTTATCCGCAGGTTTCCACGCGTGAATTTACAGAGATAGGAAACAACGTGATCGTTCATAACGGCACAGTGATTGGTTCAGACGGATTCGGCTATGCCGTGCAGGAAGATGGGTCGCGCACTAAAATTCCTCAGATTGGAAAAGTGGTGATCGAGGACGATGTCGAGATCGGGGCGAATGTGACGATCGACCGGGCGCGTTTTGGAAAAACCCGGATCGGAAAGGGCACGAAAATCGATAATCTTGTTCAGATTGCCCATAACGTGGTGGTCGGCGAGCATTCGGTAATGTGCGGTCAGGTCGGTGTTTCCGGAAGTTCCATTATCGGGTCGAAGGTGATTCTCGCCGGACAGGCCGGGCTGGCGGGGCACCTTGAAGTGGGCGATGGTGCCATTGTCGGAGCCCAATCGGGGGTGATGCGTGATGTTCCTGCCAAAGATTTTGTGATCGGTTCGCCTGCCATGAATCACCTGCAGGCGAAAAAGGTGATAGCGGGCACGGTGACGCTTCCGAAACTGAAGGAAAAAGTGAAAAAGCTCGAAGCCGAAGTGGCTAAGCTTTCCGCCGCCAAAACCGTTTAGATGTGGGCGCAGGACTTGCCAAATATGTAGTTATGTTTCAAAGATGGCTACAAATATGTGTTTAAATTTTTTTCGGATCATATCGGAATGTTATGTAACATATTGTTTCCGAGGAGGATGGGTGTGCTGCAGGGGTTTGGTACACTACATGCTCAAACGCAGGCAAATATTTTAGAAACATCTGATTTTATCAGAGCCGGTTATTCCTCGGCTTGGAAAGCTGGATTTCTTTAAAGTAGGGTGCATTACCGTCGGTTGCCGACGGTGATTTAATTATTAAGGAGAAAAAATGAGTAATAATATCGAAGCATTCGGTGATCTGGTATTCGGTCTGCCTGTAATGGAAGCCCGACTTTCGGAGCCGACCTTTGAATCGCTGAAAAAAACGATCGATTCCGGCACCGCACTGGATCCATCCATTGCGGATGAAGTGGCCGAAGCCATGAAGGAATGGGCGATGGAAAAGGGGGCGACCCACTACACACATTGGTTCCAGCCGCTGACCGGCTCTACAGCCGAAAAACATGATTCGTTCATTTTTCCTGACTTCAAAGGCGGTGTGGTTACTCAATTCAGCGGAGATGAACTTATTCAGGGCGAGCCCGATGCCTCTTCTTTCCCGTCCGGCGGCCTGCGTGCAACCTTCGAAGCCCGTGGTTACACCGGCTGGGATCCCTCCAGCCCGGCGTTCATTAAATATGATTCCTGCGGTGCCACGACGCTGACCATCCCGACTGTATTCTGCGGCTATAACGGTGAAGCGCTCGACAAAAAGACCCCGTTGCTGCGTTCGATGAAAGTTCTGTCCGAACAAACCGTACGTCTCGGCAAGCTCTTTGGTATCGACTGCGGCGACGCCATGGCCAAAGCGACCCTCGGTTCCGAGCAGGAATATTTTCTGATCGATGCCGATCTTTACGCCCAGCGTCCGGACCTGATCCGTACCGGCCGTACGCTCTTCGGTAAGCCGGCATCCAAACACCAGCAGCTCGACGACCACTATTTCGGTGCCATCAAACACCGCGTTGCGGCCTTTATGGCGGACCTCGATAAAGCGCTTTGGGAATCCGGTGTTTTGGCGAAAACCCGCCATAACGAGGTGTGCCCGGCGCAGTTCGAGATTGCTCCGGTTTTCGAAACACTTAATGTTTCCGTGGACCGTAATATGATTACCATGGAAACACTGAAGGTCACCGCTGAGAAGCACGGCTTCGAATGTCTGTTGCACGAAAAACCGTTTGCAGGTGTGAACGGTTCCGGTAAACACAATAACTGGGCCCTTGCCGGTCCGGACGGAAAGAACTGGCTGTCTCCGGGAGACAATCCGCACGAAAATGCCAAGTTCATGACCATCGTTGTGGCGTTGCTGAAAGCGGTTGATACGCATGCGGATCTACTTCGCGTATCGGTTGCATCGGCCGGAAATGATCACCGTCTGGGAGCCAACGAAGCTCCTCCGGCGGTTGTTTCTGTATTCCTGGGCGACCAGCTGACGGATATTATCGAACAGATCGAAGCCGGCGGTGCTAAAGAATCCAAGGATGGAGGACATATTGAACTCGGCGTCGATATGCTGCCGAAACTTCCCCGCGGAAACACCGATCGTAACCGTACCTCCCCGTTTGCATTTGTGGGTAACCGCTTCGAGTTCCGTGCGGTGGGCTCCAATCAGAGCCCGGCCGGAGCGAACGTTGTGCTCAACACGATTGTTGCTGAAGCATTCGACTACATCTGCACGGAAATTGAAGCCGGTCTTGAAAAAGGCGGTGAATTCAATGCGGTACTGCAGAAAGTGCTGGCTGGTGTGATCAAAGAGCACAAACGCATTCTTTATAATGGCGACGGTTACACCGATGAGTGGATCAAGGAAGCCACTGAAGAGCGCGGTTTGCCGAATCTGGTGACCACCGCGGATGCTCTGCCGGTGTTGCAGACGCAGAAAGCCAAAGATCTGTTTGCCAAGTATAATGTACTGAGCAATGAAGAGCTTGAGTCCCGCTACAACATTTATGCAGAGAACTATGACACTCTGATTGAGATCGAAGCGGCAACCGCTGCGGACATTGCTAAAACCCTGCTGATTCCGGCGGCGGTTATGGCGATCAACGAATATGCCTCCGTTCCGGCGGTGGCTGGCCTGACGGATGAAATGTCTTCGCTGACCGAAAAAGCGGTTGCCGGTGTGAAAGCACTGGAAGCGGCTGAAGGTCCGGCTGCGCAGATCGAAGCCATGGGTGCACTTCGTGAAACGATCGATGCGCTCGAAGCCATTGTTCCGGCAGAGCTTTGGCCGCTGCCGAGCTATGACGAGCTGCTCGAAGTCTAATCTCTTCGAACATATCGATGAAAGGCCTCCGGGAAATCCGGGGGCCTTTTTTCGTATTCTGCGGTGTGAAAAATTGACACAGGCGGGCAATGGGAATGGTACTTTTTTTCACAGGGTCGGGGGAGTATTGCGCCGATTTTTAATGAATTTCACAGTTTCTCAAATGGCATAGTTTTTGATTAGGGAAGAGGTGTAAGCATCGCTCCCTCGTGATACGTGGAGCGGAAAACAGCAAACGAAAGGAGTGCAAAATGTATTGGAATGATCCCAGAGCATGGAGCCCGTTTGATGAGCTCCGTTCCCTCCAACGGGAAATGAACCGTCTGTTTGACGGTGTTGACAGAGGGGATGCCATGTCCCGCTTCCCGGCACTGAATGTGTGGGGTAATGAAGATCAGGTGGTTGTGACCGCAGAACTTCCCGGACTGAATCCGGACGAAATTGATATCAGTGTGGTTGATAATCAGCTGACAATTAAGGGTGAACGCAAAGCCGACAAGCCGGCGGATGATGCGGTATGTCATCGCTGTGAACGCGATACGGGCCATTTTGTCCGCACAGTACGTCTGCCGTACAGCGTTGAAAACGACCGGGTTTCGGCAAAATATGAAAATGGAGTGCTTTGCGTTTATATGCCGCGGCATGAAGCCAGTAAGCCGAAACGTATTGAAATTAAAGCATCCTGAGGGAGGTGACCGTGATGAAAGATTCCAAAGAAAAAACTATTCAGAAAAAAGATCGCGTGGCCCGGCAGGAGCGGGAATATCTGCCGGCATCGGATATTTATGAAACGGACGATGCCGTCATTATCCGTTTCGATGTGCCCGGTGTGACTCAGGAAGAAGTCGATATTCGGCTGGATAGCACGGAACTTACGGTTTCTGCGCCGCAACACCCGGTTAATCTCGAAGGAATGGATCTGATTATCGGGGAATACGACACCGGAACATTCCGGAGGAAGTTCACTGTCCCGCAGCTTATCGACCGGGATCAAATCAAAGCGCATTTGCGCAACGGGGTACTCAACCTTGAACTCCCTAAGGTGGAAAAGGCAAAACCCCGTAAAATTGAAATTACAACATAGGAGTCAGCAGGAGGATTCAAGGCTATGAAACACGCATTGATGCCCTTCAGAAAACGGTCAATACAAAGTTCGCATGAGTGGGATTATGATCCGT is part of the Pontiella agarivorans genome and encodes:
- the lpxD gene encoding UDP-3-O-(3-hydroxymyristoyl)glucosamine N-acyltransferase; translation: MKLSDIAERVGGVLEGNGDLEITAVAGLREAARGDISFLANPKYAAQVAGTHASAVIVPQDWDRAGKCALIRVENSDQAFAQVAEFFYEPVPLSPPAVHPTAVVAEGAKLGEGVSIGAHVVIDDGVVVGDGTVIEPQCFIGYKTVIGSNCHFYPQVSTREFTEIGNNVIVHNGTVIGSDGFGYAVQEDGSRTKIPQIGKVVIEDDVEIGANVTIDRARFGKTRIGKGTKIDNLVQIAHNVVVGEHSVMCGQVGVSGSSIIGSKVILAGQAGLAGHLEVGDGAIVGAQSGVMRDVPAKDFVIGSPAMNHLQAKKVIAGTVTLPKLKEKVKKLEAEVAKLSAAKTV
- a CDS encoding Hsp20/alpha crystallin family protein, whose amino-acid sequence is MYWNDPRAWSPFDELRSLQREMNRLFDGVDRGDAMSRFPALNVWGNEDQVVVTAELPGLNPDEIDISVVDNQLTIKGERKADKPADDAVCHRCERDTGHFVRTVRLPYSVENDRVSAKYENGVLCVYMPRHEASKPKRIEIKAS
- a CDS encoding Hsp20/alpha crystallin family protein; the protein is MKDSKEKTIQKKDRVARQEREYLPASDIYETDDAVIIRFDVPGVTQEEVDIRLDSTELTVSAPQHPVNLEGMDLIIGEYDTGTFRRKFTVPQLIDRDQIKAHLRNGVLNLELPKVEKAKPRKIEITT
- a CDS encoding glutamine synthetase III translates to MSNNIEAFGDLVFGLPVMEARLSEPTFESLKKTIDSGTALDPSIADEVAEAMKEWAMEKGATHYTHWFQPLTGSTAEKHDSFIFPDFKGGVVTQFSGDELIQGEPDASSFPSGGLRATFEARGYTGWDPSSPAFIKYDSCGATTLTIPTVFCGYNGEALDKKTPLLRSMKVLSEQTVRLGKLFGIDCGDAMAKATLGSEQEYFLIDADLYAQRPDLIRTGRTLFGKPASKHQQLDDHYFGAIKHRVAAFMADLDKALWESGVLAKTRHNEVCPAQFEIAPVFETLNVSVDRNMITMETLKVTAEKHGFECLLHEKPFAGVNGSGKHNNWALAGPDGKNWLSPGDNPHENAKFMTIVVALLKAVDTHADLLRVSVASAGNDHRLGANEAPPAVVSVFLGDQLTDIIEQIEAGGAKESKDGGHIELGVDMLPKLPRGNTDRNRTSPFAFVGNRFEFRAVGSNQSPAGANVVLNTIVAEAFDYICTEIEAGLEKGGEFNAVLQKVLAGVIKEHKRILYNGDGYTDEWIKEATEERGLPNLVTTADALPVLQTQKAKDLFAKYNVLSNEELESRYNIYAENYDTLIEIEAATAADIAKTLLIPAAVMAINEYASVPAVAGLTDEMSSLTEKAVAGVKALEAAEGPAAQIEAMGALRETIDALEAIVPAELWPLPSYDELLEV
- a CDS encoding OmpH family outer membrane protein encodes the protein MNKLFSLFFLTLFLLLGSARAADEIAFVDLQEVFRQFYKTQLAQDQMRQQADDIKLERDEIEDEVKVLKEEIDVLRADSRDKTLPEDVRQNKRDQLEEKLVELQRKEQDMTDFEKLRREQMEQQNTRMTKKLFDEIHEVLIQHAKAKGYTAVIDRSAQSRIGTEMILYTSPKVDITADLLAVLNEGREPTKSERAAFSAEPKVGE